From the genome of uncultured Methanobacterium sp.:
TTTCCCCAGAGCATCGTAATGGACTTTGCCTTCATAAAATACATTGATGATTGAACCGTCCTTTTTTACCATTTCCAGTTCTGTACTGTGAAATTCTCCGGTGGATAAAAAGATAGGGAAATTCTTCTTAAACATTTCAACATAATCCGGAGCGAGGAATTCGCCAAACCAGGTCCCTATAACCTCTTCATGGGAATAACCCATGGTATCTAACCATGCCTGGTTTACATCTATGAAACACCCTTCTTCATTTAGGGATTGATAGGGGGATGGAATTTCATCATAAAAATTTTTTAATAATTTATCATTCAATGAATTGTCAGTAAGGTAATTTTCTTTCCTTGAATCGGCATTCTCCATCTCATTTTCGTTACTCTTATTGGTGTTTTTGATTAACGTTTGCTTGTAAATAGCCCTGTCAATTGTAAATTTTAATTGGTCAATGTCATAGTCTTCAGAATCATGTTTTAGAAGGTAACCATGGGATGAATTTGCTAAGATCTGTTTTAAAGGAGAGTAATCTAATTGTAGCTTTTTAGATTGTTCCTTTTTAGTTAAATTAATAATCGGAATAATTGGTATATCTGAGTTAAAAATATTTGTTCCAATTCCATTTTTACTTTCTATTTTGAAGTTTTCAGGGTGGGTATCCATCAAAAGAAGATCAGCCTTTAATTCTTCAGCCTTCCGAACCGCGTTTTCACCGTGGACATCAGTATATAGTATTTGGTGGCCACTGGTTTGGAGGTTCTCTTTTAAATTCCGGCCGGCACTGCTGTTATCATTTACTAAAATTCTAGCCAATATTCCCCCTCACAAGAGTAAATCTTACCTTAGAGTATTTTCGTGGTAAGTATATTAATATCTTTCTAATTTTTTTTTAAATATATGGTGATAGATTGCAAAAAGCAGATGGAAAATGGAATAATACGAGTATTTACTATCATATTTGGTTCATATTCTCAACAGGAACGAATTAATAGTATTTGATAGAAAAATACTGATTTGCAAATGGGGAATTAAATAGGATAAATGGCCGTTTAGGTATGATATGCAACATTTTGCGGGTTGTAATCGACATATACCATCTTGAGGGGGAAGAGGGAGGATAATTAAATCCCAAAAAAAGAACTTGTAAATAAATTAATAATGCAATTGGTTTTTTTTAAAATTAAATAATTCAATGGTTTTTTTAAGAATTATAATAATTCAATGGTTTTTTAAGAGATTAGTAGTTGACCTGCTTACATTGGAATATTTAACATCTGCCACCCATTTATTCTTACATTCACATTCAAAGTCCTCAGGAATGGTCTGATTGATGTTGGATTGTATGATGGCATCTTTTAATTTGGAATTACATTTTTTACAATTGTAAGGTCCTCTGCGAGTTCCAAATCCAGCAGTATCCATGATCACCGGGATTTTAACCGAATTTCTCACCCTGCTGATGATTTCTAAAGTACTCCATATCCATGGTGGCTGATATGAACCTCTACGCCATAACAGTTCCATTAAAGTTCCCTTATGAATGGTTGAAGGGCAAAAAGACACCCTGCCTACCCCAGCTTCCGCTGCGTACTGGGCAGATTTTACTGCATCTTCAATTGCCTCACTTTCTGAGGTTAAAACGGGTTTAACCAGTAAATAAGCCTTACCTTCAACTTTAAAATCAGATTTAAGGTTTTCAATAACAGCCATGGCTTTTTCAAAATCTTCACGCGTGAATCCTTTGTTTATTCTCTGCAGACGAATCTCATCAGATGCACTCTCCAACCCCATGGCCACTTCAAATATTTTCCCGGGAATCAGTTGGCAGCAATCCCTTACTACTCCTTCAGTCACATATTCGGGTCGGGATTCTACCACAACTTCTTCAACTTCTGGGTATTGGTTGATGATTCTGAAGATTTCCTGCCGACCAGTTTCAGGTATTTCATCCTCATTGAGGAAGCTGCCGGAGACAAAGATCTTAATGGCTGTTGGCCCTGAAATCTCTTGTTTTTGAATTTGCCTCTCGAGTTGCTCTTTGAAAATTTCCACCAGTTCTTCTGTAGAAACCTCTTCCAGGGGGGAGTCCGCAATGTAACTGCACATACTACAACCTCCAGACCCGGCCAGAGCCCAGGCACATCCTGCTGTGGGTAGAACTATGAATATGGTTCGACCAGGGCCGGAATATAACAAGTCATCTCCGGACCAACTGGCAGCTGATTGTTGAGGAGATCTTTTTTTAACCCGTTTAAGGGCCTTTTTCCTGAGATCAGGAAGTAAATTATTTAGGGGTTGCTGATTGTTCATGTGATTATAACTTGTGGAAT
Proteins encoded in this window:
- a CDS encoding archaeosine biosynthesis radical SAM protein RaSEA: MNNQQPLNNLLPDLRKKALKRVKKRSPQQSAASWSGDDLLYSGPGRTIFIVLPTAGCAWALAGSGGCSMCSYIADSPLEEVSTEELVEIFKEQLERQIQKQEISGPTAIKIFVSGSFLNEDEIPETGRQEIFRIINQYPEVEEVVVESRPEYVTEGVVRDCCQLIPGKIFEVAMGLESASDEIRLQRINKGFTREDFEKAMAVIENLKSDFKVEGKAYLLVKPVLTSESEAIEDAVKSAQYAAEAGVGRVSFCPSTIHKGTLMELLWRRGSYQPPWIWSTLEIISRVRNSVKIPVIMDTAGFGTRRGPYNCKKCNSKLKDAIIQSNINQTIPEDFECECKNKWVADVKYSNVSRSTTNLLKNH